Within the Gemmatimonadaceae bacterium genome, the region AATCGATCGTCTTCAACTCGGCGCGCGCCACCGCGGCCCCGAGCGCGGCCCCGCGGTTTTGGACGGTGCCGGTCGAAGGCGGCGTCGAGACGCCGATGGCGTTGCCCCGAGCCTACCAGGGCAAAATCTCGCCCGACGGCCGCCGCGTCGCGTACAGAATGAACAACTCGTGGGACGAAGAGCGCCGCAACTACCGCGGCGGACAGAATCGTCCCATTTGGATCGTCGACCTCAAGACGTTCGCGCTCGACACCACGCCGAACGTCGCGTCCGATCTCATCGTCGCGCAGGCGGGTTCGCCCCGCGGCTCGTCGCACTTCTCGGCGCCGTCGCAGCCGGAATCCAAGAACATGGATCCGGTGTGGGTCAACGACGAAGTCGTCGACTTCATCTCGGACCGCGATGGTGTCGCGAACGTGTGGAGCTACGACACGAAGGCGAAGAAGCTCACGCAGTCCACGCACTTCACGAACTTCGACGTGAAAGCGATCGACGCGGCGTCGGACGGCAGCGCGGTCGTCTTCGAGCAGGCGGGTGACATCCACCTTCTCGATCCGAAGAGCGGCAGCGAACACGTGGTGAACATCACGGCCGCCGGCGACTTCGCCTGGATGATGCCGCAGTGGAAGGACGTGACGGCGAGCATGAGCAACCTCGCGCTCTCTCCGACCGGCAAGCGTATCGCGGTCGAGGCGCGCGGCGAGATCTTCACGATCCCGGCCGAGCGCGGCGACGTCCGCGACCTCACGAATTCGAGCGCGTCCGCGGAGCGCGAGCCCGCGTGGTCGCCCGACGGCAAGCAGATCTCGTACTTCAGCGACAAGTCCGGTGAGTACGCGCTGTACATCGAGTCGCAGGACGGGCTCACCCCGGCGCGCGAGATCAAGATCCCGACGACCGGCCACTTCTACACGGCGTCGTGGTCGCCCGACGGCAAGCGGATCATGTTCCACAGCGCGGACCTCAAGCTGTGGGTCGTCGACGTCGCGACCGGCCAGGCGAAGGTCGTGGGCAACGATCCGTGGATGGTGCCGACGCGAACGATGAATCCGGTGTGGTCGCCGGACGGCAAGTGGATCGCGTACGCGAAACATCTCAACTCGCTGTATCACGCGATCGAGGTCGTGAACGTCGAGACGGGCGTCTCGAAGCAGGTGACCGACGGACTCGCCGACGCCGTGTCGCCGTCGTGGGACGCGAGCGGCAAGTATCTCTGGTTCCTCGCGTCGACCGATTTCGGTCTCAAGTCGCAGTGGCTGGACATGACGAACTACGACCACACGGAGACGTTCGGCCTCTACGCGGCCATGCTGCGCAAGAGCGACGCGTCGCCGTTCCTTCCCGAGAGCGATGAAGAAGGTGCGCCGACCGGCGCGACGCCCGGTGGATTCGGCGGCGGCGGTCGTGGCGGTCGCGGCGGCGGCGCCGGCGCGGCTGGTGCCGACAGCGCGGCTGGCGGCGAACAGTCAGCGCGTCCGGCTCCACGTGCGCCGATGCCCACGGTCACGATCGACTTCGACGGCCTCGAGCACCGCATTCTCACCGTGCCGGGCGTTCCGGAACGCCAATACTCGAACTTGAAATCAGGCGTCGCCGGAATGGTATACTTCCTCGAGGCGGCCGCGGGTGGCGGCGGTGGCCGGGGCGCAGGTGGTACGGGTGCGACGCTGCACCGCTACTCGCTGCGCGACCATCGCGACGTTTCGTTCGTCACGGGCGCGGCCGACTATGACGTGAGCCTCGACGGACACAAGCTCGTGTATCGAGGCGGTGGCGGAGGCGGGGGTCGGGGCGGCCGGGGTGGCGCGCCCGGCGCGGGCGGCGGACCACAGCTCTTCCTCGTCGACGCGGACCGCAATCCGCCGCAGGCTGGCCAGGGCCACGTGACCGCGGATCTTCGCGCGTTCATCGACCCGAAGCAGGAGTACAAGCAGATATTCGACGAGGCGTGGCGCAACCAGCGCGACTACCTCTATGTGCCGAACGAACACGGCGCGGATTGGCCGAAAGTGAAGGAGATGTACAGCCAGTTCCTTCCCTTCGTGAACCATCGGGCGGATCTCAACTACCTGATCGACATGATGGGAGCGGAGGTCTCGATCGGTCACTCGTACGTGCGCGGCGGCGACATGCCCGACGTTCCGGCCGCGGTCCCTGGCGGACTGCTCGGCGCCGACTTCGCCATCGAGAATGGCCGGTATCGCATCACGAAGATCTACGACGACGAAGAGTGGAACACCGATCTTCGCGCACCGCTCGCCGCGCCGGGAGTGGACGTGCGCGTCGGCGACTACATCCTCTCGATCAACGGACAGGATCTGAAAGCGCCGGACAACATCTATCGCCTGCTCGACGGAACCGCGAATCGTCAAACGGCGCTCGTCGTGAGCGCGACGCCGACGCCGGATGGTGCGCGGCACGTCACGGTCGTTCCGGTCGCGAACGAGCAGGGGCTGCGCACGCGAGCCTGGATCGAAGCGAACCGCCGCACGGTGGATTCGCTCTCGCATGGCCAGCTCGCCTACGTCTATCTGCCCAACACCGGCCAGCCGGGCTATACGAGTTTCAACCGCTACTACTTCGCGCAGCAGGACAAGAAGGGCGCGATCATCGACGAGCGGTATAACGGCGGCGGCCAGGCGGCGGACTACATCATCGACGTGCTGCAGCGCGACTACGACGGCTACTTCAACAACGTGGCCGGCGATCGCATGCCGTTCACCAGCCCCGCCGCCGGCATCTGGGGCCCGAAGGTCATGATCATCAACGAAATGGCGGGATCAGGCGGCGACTTGATGCCGTACATGTTCCGCTATCGCAAGATCGGAACGCTCGTCGGCAAGCGCACGTGGGGCGGACTCGTTCACACCGCCGACACGCCGCCGTTCGTCGATGGCGGATCGGCGATCGCGCCGCGCGGCGGATTCTTCGCCCGCGACGGCAAGTGGGCAGTGGAGAACGAAGGCGTCGCCCCGGACGTCGACGTCGAAAACACGCCGAAGGAAGTGATCGGCGGCCACGACCCGCAGTTGGAAGCAGCAGTCGCCGAAGCGATGAAGCAGCTGGCCGCGCATCCGGTGGATCGTGCGACGAAGGAGCCGCCGCCGCCGACGTGGGGCAAGCGCGTGAAGCCGCCGGCCTGAGGACCGCGCCGGCTCGATGAGCCTCCGCGAGGAGCTTCAGCACTCGCTCGGTGGTTCGTACTCCATCGAGCGAGAGCTCGGCGGCGGCGGGATGTCGCACGTCTTCGTCGCCACCGAGACCGCGCTGAACCGCAGAGTCGTCGTGAAAGTGTTGTCGTCCGAACTGGCTGCCGGTCTTTCGGGAAGCCGGTTCGAGCGGGAAATCCGGCTGGCGGCGGCGCTTCAGCAGGCGAACATCGTCCCGCTACTGTCGGCCGGCGAGCTCGACGGCCGTCCGTACTACACAATGCCGTTCGTCGATGGCTTGTCGCTCCGACACCGGTTGTCGTCGGGCCGTCTGCCGATCGGCGAGGTGATCAGCGTGCTGCGCGACATCGCGCGGGCGCTGGCCTACGCGCACGAGCGCGGCGTCGTCCACCGCGACATCAAGCCGGACAACGTGCTGCTCTCCGGCGACGCGGCGATGGTGACCGACTTCGGCATCGCCAAAGCGTTGATTCGCGCGAGCACGATGACGCCAGACGCCGACGGCGCGGCGAACGCCGAGGCATCCGTCGTCACGCAAATCGGCACGGCAATCGGCACGCCGGCGTACATGGCGCCGGAACAGGGCGTCGGCGATCCGAGCACGGACCATCGCGCCGATCTCTACGCCCTCGGCTGCCTCGGCTACGAGCTCCTGTGCGGAGAGACGCCGTTCCACGCGCGGCCGATCCATCAGACGTTTCTCGCGCACGTGAACGAGACGCCGGTTCCGATCGGCGACAAGCGGTCAGACTGTCCACCAGGGCTCGCCCGCCTGGTCATGCAATGCTTGGAAAAGGATCCTGTCCGGCGTCCGCAGTCGGCGCGCGAGGTGCTGCAAGCGCTCGACAACGTCAGTACGCCGACGCCCGCGATTCGGCGGTCCGCTCGCGCGAGCAGCGGTCGGTTCATCGCGATCGGTGTGGCGGTGCTCGTCGTGGTCGTCGCCGCCGTCGCGCTGATTCGGCGTCGCGCGCCGGTGAACACCGCTCCCGCGATCGGAATCCGCACGCTCGCCGTGCTTCCCTTCGCGAACGTTGGTGGCGATTCGACGCAGGACTATCTCGCGGACGGCATGACCGACGAGTTGGCGACTGCGTTCGGCAAGCTGCCTGGCGTTCGCATCGCCTCGCGCACCGCGACCTATCGGTACAAGAACCAGGTGAGAAGTCAGGCGGGGCTCGACGCTCGGGAGGTCGGCCGAGCGCTCTCCGTGGAATTCGTGCTCACCGGCTCGATTCGCTTCGCGGGCCGGCAGCTTCGGGCGTCCGCGCAGCTCGCCGACGCGGCGACCGGTCAAGAAATCTGGTCCGACGTCTTCCTGCGCGACCCCAAGGACCTGTTCGCGTTGCAGAGCGATCTCGCGCGTGAGATCACACACGCGCTTGCGCCGCGGCTGTCGAGCCGCGCCGCGGCAACGGCGACTTCAGCGCAGGTGGCACAGGGCACGAACGACAACGACGCGTACGACCTTTACCTGCGCGGTCGATTCCTCCTTGGCGCGCGCCACAACTTGCCGCGCGCCGTCGAGTTGTTTCAACAAGCGATCGACAAAGACTCCTCCTTCGCGCGAGCGTACGCCGCGCTCGGTGAGACGCTGGAGTACCTGCCGTACTTCAACGGCATGCCTGCCGACAGCGTGCGGCTTCGCGCGATGCGGGCGGCGGAGCGCGCCCTGATGATCGACAGCACGCTCGCCCAGGCGCACATCGCGCTCGGACTGGCGCGCATGCATGCCTACGAGTGGAGCGAGGCCGGCGATGAGTTTCGCCACGCGATCGCCGCCGACTCGAACGACGTCGCCGCCCTCACGCAATACACACGCTACCTGCTCTACGTCGGCCGCCCGGCCGAGGCGCTCGACGTGATCACTCGGGCGGCGGCTCTCGAGCCGTTCTCGCCGGTGGTCGCGGCGTGGAAGGTCCACTCGCTCTCGTTACTCGGACGGCATGCCGAGGCGCTGGCGGAATCGCGGCGCGGTTTGGAGATCGATTCGACGTCGTCGCCCCTCGTCCAGATCTCGACTCTCGCGTTCGTCGCCGCGGGGCACGCCGCCGAGGCGCGGCAACTCTCGATGCACCATCTCTCGGCCAGTCCGCCGTTCGGCGCGGAGGTCGCGTACGCCGCCGGCAAGACCGGCGACCGGGAGACGGCGTTGCGGATGGCACGGGGCTTCGAGAGCTCCGCGGCGCACACGTGGTTCGCGTACTCGACCGCCGCGGCCGCGCAGATCGGGGTGCCCGACACCGCGGCCGCGCTGGCCGATCTCGAGATGGCCACCAACGCCCGCGAGATCTGGCCCTCGTTCACGCCGTTGTGCGACTACTCGTTCGACTCGATCCGGGGAAGCAAGCGCTTCGCTACGCTGTTGCGGCGCGTCGGCCTCAACGACGCGCTGCTTACGCGGCCCGGAGCTTGCCGAGCCAAGTAGTGCGCTGACCTTATCGCCGCCCTTCGTGTTGCTTCGACGCGCGGCACCGCGCGTCACGTCAACCGCTGAGGTGGGCCGTG harbors:
- a CDS encoding PDZ domain-containing protein, with the translated sequence LAFSAQYGGNVDVYVVPAEGGEPKRLTWHPGADIVEGWTPDGKSIVFNSARATAAPSAAPRFWTVPVEGGVETPMALPRAYQGKISPDGRRVAYRMNNSWDEERRNYRGGQNRPIWIVDLKTFALDTTPNVASDLIVAQAGSPRGSSHFSAPSQPESKNMDPVWVNDEVVDFISDRDGVANVWSYDTKAKKLTQSTHFTNFDVKAIDAASDGSAVVFEQAGDIHLLDPKSGSEHVVNITAAGDFAWMMPQWKDVTASMSNLALSPTGKRIAVEARGEIFTIPAERGDVRDLTNSSASAEREPAWSPDGKQISYFSDKSGEYALYIESQDGLTPAREIKIPTTGHFYTASWSPDGKRIMFHSADLKLWVVDVATGQAKVVGNDPWMVPTRTMNPVWSPDGKWIAYAKHLNSLYHAIEVVNVETGVSKQVTDGLADAVSPSWDASGKYLWFLASTDFGLKSQWLDMTNYDHTETFGLYAAMLRKSDASPFLPESDEEGAPTGATPGGFGGGGRGGRGGGAGAAGADSAAGGEQSARPAPRAPMPTVTIDFDGLEHRILTVPGVPERQYSNLKSGVAGMVYFLEAAAGGGGGRGAGGTGATLHRYSLRDHRDVSFVTGAADYDVSLDGHKLVYRGGGGGGGRGGRGGAPGAGGGPQLFLVDADRNPPQAGQGHVTADLRAFIDPKQEYKQIFDEAWRNQRDYLYVPNEHGADWPKVKEMYSQFLPFVNHRADLNYLIDMMGAEVSIGHSYVRGGDMPDVPAAVPGGLLGADFAIENGRYRITKIYDDEEWNTDLRAPLAAPGVDVRVGDYILSINGQDLKAPDNIYRLLDGTANRQTALVVSATPTPDGARHVTVVPVANEQGLRTRAWIEANRRTVDSLSHGQLAYVYLPNTGQPGYTSFNRYYFAQQDKKGAIIDERYNGGGQAADYIIDVLQRDYDGYFNNVAGDRMPFTSPAAGIWGPKVMIINEMAGSGGDLMPYMFRYRKIGTLVGKRTWGGLVHTADTPPFVDGGSAIAPRGGFFARDGKWAVENEGVAPDVDVENTPKEVIGGHDPQLEAAVAEAMKQLAAHPVDRATKEPPPPTWGKRVKPPA
- a CDS encoding protein kinase; this translates as MSLREELQHSLGGSYSIERELGGGGMSHVFVATETALNRRVVVKVLSSELAAGLSGSRFEREIRLAAALQQANIVPLLSAGELDGRPYYTMPFVDGLSLRHRLSSGRLPIGEVISVLRDIARALAYAHERGVVHRDIKPDNVLLSGDAAMVTDFGIAKALIRASTMTPDADGAANAEASVVTQIGTAIGTPAYMAPEQGVGDPSTDHRADLYALGCLGYELLCGETPFHARPIHQTFLAHVNETPVPIGDKRSDCPPGLARLVMQCLEKDPVRRPQSAREVLQALDNVSTPTPAIRRSARASSGRFIAIGVAVLVVVVAAVALIRRRAPVNTAPAIGIRTLAVLPFANVGGDSTQDYLADGMTDELATAFGKLPGVRIASRTATYRYKNQVRSQAGLDAREVGRALSVEFVLTGSIRFAGRQLRASAQLADAATGQEIWSDVFLRDPKDLFALQSDLAREITHALAPRLSSRAAATATSAQVAQGTNDNDAYDLYLRGRFLLGARHNLPRAVELFQQAIDKDSSFARAYAALGETLEYLPYFNGMPADSVRLRAMRAAERALMIDSTLAQAHIALGLARMHAYEWSEAGDEFRHAIAADSNDVAALTQYTRYLLYVGRPAEALDVITRAAALEPFSPVVAAWKVHSLSLLGRHAEALAESRRGLEIDSTSSPLVQISTLAFVAAGHAAEARQLSMHHLSASPPFGAEVAYAAGKTGDRETALRMARGFESSAAHTWFAYSTAAAAQIGVPDTAAALADLEMATNAREIWPSFTPLCDYSFDSIRGSKRFATLLRRVGLNDALLTRPGACRAK